A window from Citrus sinensis cultivar Valencia sweet orange chromosome 3, DVS_A1.0, whole genome shotgun sequence encodes these proteins:
- the LOC102628884 gene encoding uncharacterized protein LOC102628884 isoform X2, with product MPEAESGCSLQNANPCVDPTEHLPLAFLRSEFIPTAPTRSTSTIDWLPDFAGYSWVAYGASSLLVISHFPSPLSQEEALIGPIFRQVFALSDNSLPVTSISWSPETPSIGQLAAASENCIFVFAHDSASSKGSFCWSQNAILVQGTKVEAIEWTGSGDGIVAGGMETVLWKKKNTLWEIAWKFKENYPQNLVSATWSIEGPSATAASMSQLDLLGPKEAGKCVFICCSDGKSEYIKLELCHPQPVSMVQWRPSTRRHSPGDTKRSQRHVLLTCCLDGTVRLWCEMDSGKTRKVAKDTNDHKTIRRSFCVGAIIEINQALNGALGMDIVITWAKEIRCMFETGEGANHFISTGVYEHGGTGKCEWLVGYGPGSLVTLWAIHCLDDISPLRFPRVTLWKKQNLELEHPHNSGFSGFQGQSLLNKVVISRDCVSGLPTICSLVHLSHCNSLVWSLLHAQRSGDVEEVSSDKSSTGQILSCSASRILSIEGHTGKILQVAVHPCVSEFELAVSLDSNGLLLFWSLSTISNCISDLPTLMPSWKLCGKLRTRKSCSNYTSLRWAPSLLDEDMVLLMGHVGGIDCFIVKISQTEVDDIVCHYVCTIPFTGHGHYEDGPANIFSVPLPSCNDKTVMYNKFMLLGVWLKGLESLSWEITFHSFDLSESCCGCIDDNNTVKCSMCKFETTFCGKKYFIGVNPCSSQFPEPHTRNWVTSFAVVCPNNLVPMQQKLVYDNDPCSKIPPYTMATGYSDGSLRLWRSELGGSSTSCMPWELVGMLVAHQGPVSAISLTDGGRKIATVSAASHSNAVSNVRIWESVCVTELGSFVLEDTLSFDTNIVAVNWLTLENGQSLLGVCLQNELKVYAQRHYGGQILLDTKNSLKMQNWFCLAFSPTFAAHDFTWGRRAIAIVVHQSYLSIYSQFLFLIDKKHRAKCNSNVFIDNFCCHKSGINENIVSTIFTVCDSESSAEDQRGDYESAPSVNIDMKNDHLVASDQLKCGGAILGSWSMLEIAEKLRGSLPVYHPKALFLNIYSGNWKRAYVSVRHLVENLPSNYPSEKRYCYTKSSHIVPQILLSTYFEGLLSKGSTDNGFQWSGLNTFSTSLQFRQFAYNMDLDASNSSSSTKSELSGFVELLQNVYELAGVTDAEKMEILAVVDLLNEFDNKHSASVYENLDEPGQRFWVELRFQLLRFFRRFGKLVSAEELAVDSRLIAWAFHSECQETLFGSILPNEPTWPEMRALGVGFWYTDVTQLRTREEKNKAAALKNAYVLLGRHQLELAIAFFLLGGDAASAVTVCARNLGDVQLALVICRLVEKHGGPLERNLVTKFILPSSIERGDYWLTSLLEWELGNYSQSFLTMLGFQSTAVINNFALSSNSVAFMDPSIGLYCLMLANKNSMRNAIGEKNAAILGRWAALMRATALNRCGLPLEALDCLSSSPSTIGGTDQESVLNIGHSHILPEILKPSAATGSSNWLLRDVALHLESCAKLDLSLQYFSKLIRDHPSWPDLGFGRASKCFMDFEIHQYEKLVQNFQQKLYTALAFFEQRFSMDSSSLIAKILSLLCNNGLLFIGYDLLHGYICQGKSQEKSSDTVDGLSLYFCQHKPLLKAGEDISIFLSRFIAAASITCSHLKSTNSENVRHHEVRSRWSNAQGYYFQSIIFSLWSLRAAMRTFSGSFPEELITPLFLLDLYEYYVHFASAWLQRDSKGLLQVLQPVLITYTNGHTPYEVDMNNLKTFFHQSAELLTRNTSIDNMVGDLQVSKFVDDERSTDLMNSIPEDERWQIMGACLWQHMSRFMKHKLNSMSVKLDENHSSRLLGGHISSWTSSLTNPESASIGLKEQMRLLTLFLAQLLKSALLHISSHHVKQLAFFLRYKVENGFDIPTRRWLQEATPSQSGTLYQHLNQIVVSMNIINNKDEAAISELLWDVCSDPSIIHEGFTQEKLNWRSYINCKLSKGWSHINEGVKLKHEIKKTCKNEDKLGSTLASGEVGSASKDLFRNSRTSPRSWHKDANMANEVIPFQAPKEICKRNGELFEALCVNSIDQRQGAIASNRKGIVFFNLEDEIPLHDQLKYIWADADWPQNGWAGSESTPVPTFVSPGVGLGSNKGAHLGLGGATIGVGSLARPGRDLTGGLAFGIPGYAGIGASALGWETQDDFEDYVDPPATVENISTRAFSSHPLRPFFLVGSSNTHIYLWEFGKDKATATYGVLPAANVPPPYALASISALQFDHYGHRFASAALDGTVCTWQLEVGGRSNVRPMESCLCFSSHAMDVSYITSSGSVIAAAGHSSNGINVVVWDTLAPPTSSRASITCHEGGARSISVFDNDLGSGSVSPLIVTGGKGGDVGIHDFRYIATGKTKKHKHSDRGGSSINTCAHADAQTGSGSKPGDQNGMLWYIPKAHLGSVTRISTVPNTSLFLTGSKDGDVKLWDAKAAQLVYHWSKLHERHTFLQPSSRGFGGVVRAGVTDIQVVSRGFLSCGGDGSVKLIQLEDYQHRL from the exons atGCCAGAAGCAGAATCAGGCTGTAGTTTACAAAACGCAAACCCTTGCGTGGATCCAACAGAACACCTTCCACTTGCTTTCCTCAGATCCGAATTCATCCCGACCGCCCCGACCCGATCCACATCCACCATCGACTGGCTACCGGATTTCGCCGGTTACTCATGGGTGGCGTACGGAGCATCATCTCTCCTGGTGATTTCTCATTTCCCTTCTCCTCTCTCTCAAGAAGAAGCCCTAATTGGTCCCATTTTCCGCCAAGTTTTCGCGCTCTCTGACAATTCGTTGCCGGTAACCTCCATTTCTTGGTCTCCCGAGACTCCTTCAATCGGCCAGCTGGCTGCTGCCTCGGAGAATTGTATCTTCGTCTTTGCTCATGACTCAGCGAGCTCCAAAG GTTCTTTTTGTTGGAGCCAGAATGCAATTCTTGTACAAGGTACGAAGGTGGAGGCAATTGAGTGGACAGGATCTGGTGATGGGATCGTTGCTGGTGGAATGGAGACTGTTCtgtggaaaaagaagaacacaTTGTGGGAAATAGCTTGGAAGTTTAAAGAGAATTATCCTCAGAATCTTGTTTCTGCAACCTGGTCAATTGAGGGACCTTCAGCAACTGCAGCTTCCATGAGTCAACTGGACCTTTTAGGACCTAAGGAGGCGGGAAAATGTGTGTTTATTTGTTGTAGTGATGGAAAGTCTGAATACATAAAACTCGAGCTGTGTCATCCTCAGCCTGTTTCAATGGTACAATGGAGACCATCAACCAGAAGGCATTCACCGGGAGACACAAAACGATCACAGAGGCATGTGCTGCTTACTTGCTGCTTAGACGGAACTGTTAGATTATGGTGTGAGATGGACAGTGGGAAGACAAGAAAAGTTGCCAAGGACACTAATGATCATAAAACCATAAGACGATCTTTTTGTGTTGGTGCTATAATTGAGATAAATCAGGCGTTGAATGGAGCACTGGGCATGGACATAGTTATAACATGGGCAAAAGAAATAAGATGTATGTTTGAAACAGGTGAAGGAGCTAACCATTTCATTTCTACAGGGGTGTATGAACATGGGGGAACTGGAAAATGTGAGTGGTTAGTTGGGTATGGTCCTGGAAGTTTGGTTACCTTGTGGGCCATCCATTGTCTTGACGACATTTCCCCTTTGAGGTTTCCCCGTGTCACATTAtggaagaaacaaaatttggaACTTGAACACCCTCATAATTCTGGTTTTTCAGGTTTTCAGGGGCAATCACTTCTTAATAAAGTTGTTATTTCAAGAGATTGTGTGTCTGGCCTTCCAACTATTTGCTCTTTGGTTCATTTGTCACATTGTAATTCCTTGGTCTGGTCTTTACTACATGCTCAAAGATCAGGAGATGTAGAGGAAGTATCTTCTGATAAATCCAGCACAGGACAAATCTTGTCATGTTCTGCCAGTAGGATTTTAAGCATAGAAGGTCATACTGGAAAAATCTTACAAGTTGCAGTACATCCTTGTGTCTCTGAATTTGAATTGGCTGTTTCACTGGATTCTAATGGTTTGCTGTTATTCTGGTCACTTTCCACCATTTCAAACTGCATCTCTGACCTTCCAACATTAATGCCCTCATGGAAGCTTTGTGGAAAGCTCAGAACTCGAAAGTCATGTTCCAATTATACAAGCCTGAGGTGGGCACCTTCACTTCTGGATGAAGACATGGTTCTTCTCATGGGTCATGTCGGAGGAATTGATTGTTTTATAGTAAAAATTTCTCAAACTGAAGTGGATGATATAGTGTGTCACTATGTTTGCACTATACCTTTTACTGGTCATGGTCATTATGAGGATGGTCCCGCTAATATCTTCTCTGTACCTTTGCCATCTTGTAATGATAAAACTGttatgtataataaatttatgctTTTGGGGGTATGGTTGAAAGGGCTTGAGTCTTTATCATGGGAAATCACCTTTCACTCTTTTGATTTATCTGAAAGCTGCTGCGGATGTATTGATGATAACAATACTGTTAAATGCAGCATGTGCAAGTTTGAAACTACTTTttgtggaaaaaaatatttcattggTGTCAATCCTTGTTCATCACAATTTCCTGAGCCTCACACCCGCAATTGGGTTACAAGTTTTGCAGTGGTTTGTCCAAATAATTTGGTGCCTATGCAACAAAAGTTGGTTTATGACAATGATCCGTGCAGTAAAATTCCTCCATATACTATGGCTACAGGCTACTCTGATGGCAGTTTGAGATTGTGGAGAAGTGAACTTGGTGGGTCATCAACCTCTTGTATGCCTTGGGAGCTCGTGGGAATGTTAGTTGCTCATCAAGGTCCTGTTTCTGCTATCTCTTTGACTGATGGTGGGAGGAAGATTGCTACTGTTTCTGCTGCAAGTCATTCAAATGCTGTCAGCAATGTTCGCATATGGGAGTCTGTCTGTGTTACAGAATTAGGGAGCTTTGTGTTGGAAGATACATTATCTTTTGATACAAATATTGTAGCTGTAAATTGGTTAACTTTAGAAAATGGTCAGTCTTTACTTGGTGTTTGCTTGCAGAATGAGCTGAAAGTATATGCTCAGAGGCATTATGGGGGTCAAATTTTGTTGGACACTAAAAATTCTTTGAAGATGCAAAATTGGTTTTGCCTTGCGTTTTCTCCTACTTTTGCTGCTCATGACTTCACCTGGGGTCGCAGGGCCATTGCCATTGTTGTTCATCAGAGCTACCTTAGTATCTATAGTcagtttttgtttcttatagATAAAAAACATCGGGCCAAATGCAATTCGAATGTTTTCATAGACAATTTTTGTTGCCACAAGAGTGGAATCAATGAAAACATTGTTTCTACGATATTCACAGTTTGCGACAGTGAATCCTCAGCTGAAGATCAAAGGGGAGATTATGAGTCTGCTCCTTCTGTAaatattgatatgaaaaatgatCACCTTGTAGCAAGTGATCAACTGAAATGTGGTGGAGCCATTCTTGGTTCCTGGAGCATGCTGGAAATAGCTGAGAAGTTAAGAGGATCTTTGCCTGTTTATCATCCAAAGGCGCtgtttttgaatatatattcaG GCAACTGGAAGCGTGCATATGTGTCTGTGAGGCATCTTGTTGAAAATCTTCCCTCTAATTATCCATCTGAGAAGAGATATTGCTATACAAAGTCTAGCCATATTGTTCCACAAATCCTTCTGTCAACGTACTTTGAAGGGCTTCTCTCAAAAGGTTCAACTGATAATGGATTTCAATGGAGTGGGCTTAATACATTTTCAACGTCTTTGCAGTTTCGCCAATTTGCTTACAATATGGACTTAGATGCTTCCAATTCCAGTTCATCAACAAAATCGGAGTTAAGTGGCTTTGTTGAGTTACTTCAGAATGTCTATGAGCTAGCAGGTGTAACTGACGCAGAAAAGATGGAAATTCTTGCAGTTGTAGATCTATTGAACGAATTTGATAATAAGCACTCTGCTTCAGTCTATGAAAATCTTGATGAACCTGGGCAAAG GTTTTGGGTGGAATTAAGATTTCAGCTACTACGTTTCTTTCGAAGGTTTGGTAAATTGGTATCTGCAGAAGAGTTGGCTGTTGACTCCAGGCTTATAGCATGGGCTTTCCATTCTGAGTGTCAAGAAACTTTGTTTGGTTCTATTTTACCTAATGAACCAACTTGGCCAGAAATGCGGGCTTTGGGTGTTGGATTTTGGTATACCGATGTAACACAATTGCGCACAAGG GAGGAGAAAAATAAGGCAGCGGCACTGAAAAATGCATATGTCTTACTGGGGAGACATCAATTAGAGCTAGCTATTGCTTTCTTTCTGCTTGGAGGTGATGCTGCTTCTGCAGTCACTGTGTGCGCAAGAAACCTTGGGGATGTACAGCTCGCACTAGTAATCTGTCGGCTTGTGGAGAAGCATGGTGGACCATTGGAGCGTAATCTTGTGACAAAGTTTATACTTCCATCTTCAATTGAGAGGGGAGACTACTGGCTCACTAGCCTTCTGGAG TGGGAATTAGGAAACTATTCTCAGTCTTTTCTCACCATGCTGGGTTTCCAATCAACTGCTGTAATCAACAATTTTGCTCTTTCTTCCAATAGTGTTGCTTTTATGGATCCCAGTATTGGCTTGTATTGCCTCATGCTAGCAAACAAAAATAGCATGAGGAATGCAATAGGGGAGAAAAATGCTGCAATCCTTGGTCGGTGGGCAGCTTTGATGAGAGCTACTGCCTTGAACAGATGTGGCCTTCCT CTTGAAGCTTTGGATTGCCTTTCATCTTCTCCCAGCACTATTGGGGGTACAGATCAGGAAAGTGTATTGAATATTGGACATTCTCATATTCTACCTGAGATTCTGAAGCCTTCTGCTGCTACTGGTTCTTCTAACTGGCTATTACGTGATGTTGCTTTGCATCTGGAGTCCTGCGCTAAGTTGGATTTATCTCTCCAgtatttctcaaaattaattaggGACCATCCTAGTTGGCCTGATTTAGGATTTGGTAGAGCGAGTAAATGCTTTATGGATTTTGAGATTCATCAATATGAGAAATTAGTGCAAAATTTTCAACAGAAGTTATATACTGCACTTGCATTTTTTGAGCAGAGATTTTCAATGGATTCTTCCTCTCTAATTGCAAAG ATTTTAAGCTTGTTATGCAACAATGGATTATTGTTCATTGGATATGATTTATTACATGGATATATTTGTCAAGGAAAGTCACAAGAAAAGAGTAGTGATACAGTTGATGGCCTCTCCTTGTATTTTTGTCAGCATAAGCCCCTTTTGAAGGCTGGTGAAGATatctccatttttctttcacgGTTTATTGCTGCCGCTAGCATTACTTGCTCCCATTTGAAATCCACTAATAGTGAAAATGTTAGGCATCATGAAGTTAGATCTAGGTGGTCAAATGCTCAGGGGTATTATTTTCAATCTATCATATTCTCGCTGTGGAGTTTAAGAGCTGCTATGAGGACTTTTTCTGGCTCCTTCCCTGAAGAGCTCATaactcctctttttcttcttgatttATATGAATATTATGTGCATTTTGCCTCTGCTTGGCTTCAGAGAGATTCAAAAGGTCTTCTTCAGGTGCTTCAACCTGTCTTGATCACATATACCAATGGACATACTCCGTATGAAGTTGATATGAATAATCTGAAGACATTTTTTCACCAAAGTGCGGAGTTGTTAACCCGCAATACATCAATTGACAATATGGTTGGGGACCTTCAGGTTTCTaaatttgttgatgatgaaaGAAGTACAGATCTTATGAATTCAATTCCAGAAGATGAAAGATGGCAAATCATGGGGGCTTGCTTGTGGCAACACATGTCCAGGTTTATGAAACATAAGCTCAATTCGATGTCCGTTAAACTTGATGAGAATCATTCTTCTAGACTTTTGGGGGGCCACATCTCTTCCTGGACTTCTAGTTTGACAAATCCTGAATCTGCTAGTATCGGCTTAAAGGAACAAATGAGGTTGCTCACTTTGTTTTTGGCTCAATTACTGAAGTCCGCATTGTTGCATATATCTTCTCATCATGTGAAACAACTTGCATTTTTCCTACGGTATAAGGTAGAAAATGGATTTGATATCCCTACTAGGAGATGGTTACAAGAAGCTACTCCATCTCAATCTGGAACCCTCTATCAACATTTAAATCAGATTGTTGTGAGTATGAACattataaataacaaagatGAAGCAGCCATATCTGAATTATTATGGGATGTTTGTTCTGATCCCAGTATAATACACGAAGGTTTCAcgcaagaaaaattaaattggcgATCTTATATCAATTGTAAACTGTCTAAAGGATGGAGTCACATAAATGAAGGTGTCAAGTTGAAGCATGAAATCAAAAAGACCTGTAAAAATGAAGATAAGTTAGGCAGTACTTTGGCCAGTGGTGAAGTTGGATCAGCTAGTAAAGATCTTTTCCGGAATAGTCGTACTTCTCCTAGGTCCTGGCACAAAGATGCAAACATGGCAAATGAGGTTATACCATTTCAAGCGCCCAAGGAAATATGCAAGAGAAATGGGGAACTCTTTGAG GCACTGTGTGTCAACTCCATTGACCAAAGGCAAGGTGCAATCGCTAGCAACCGAAAG ggaattgttttctttaacCTGGAAGATGAGATACCTCTCCATGATCAATTAAAGTATATCTGGGCAGATGCTGATTGGCCACAGAATGGTTGGGCTGGTTCAGAATCAACTCCAGTTCCAACTTTTGTTTCTCCTGGTGTTGGTCTTGGGAGCAATAAAGGGGCACACCTTGGATTGGGTGGTGCAACCATTGGTGTCGGATCTTTAGCAAGACCAGGGAGAGACTTGACTGGTGGGTTAGCATTTGGGATTCCTGGTTATGCTGGTATTGGAGCATCTGCCTTAGGTTGGGAAACTCAAGATGATTTTGAGGATTATGTGGATCCACCAGCTACAGTAGAAAATATAAGTACAAGGGCTTTCTCAAGTCACCCTTTAAGGCCTTTTTTCTTGGTTGGTTCTAGCAATACACACATTTACTTGTGGGAG TTTGGTAAGGATAAAGCTACTGCAACTTATGGTGTGCTGCCTGCTGCAAATGTTCCTCCCCCATATGCTCTTGCATCTATATCTGCATTGCAATTTGACCACTATGGACACCGATTTGCTAGTGCGGCACTAGATGGAACTGTATGCACATGGCAGCTGGAGGTGGGAGGAAGGAGCAATGTCCGTCCAATGGAATCTTGTCTCTGCTTTAGTAGCCACGCAAT GGATGTCAGTTATATTACTTCAAGTGGGTCAGTCATTGCTGCAGCCGGGCACAGCTCTAATGGGATCAATGTAGTTGTATGGGACACATTGGCTCCACCAACAAGTTCCCGAGCTTCCATCACCTGTCATGAAG GTGGTGCACGCTCCATTTCTGTGTTTGATAATGACCTCGGAAGTGGATCTGTTTCTCCCCTTATTGTCACTGGTGGTAAAGGTGGCGATGTTGGAATACATGATTTCCGGTACATAGCAACTGGGAAAACTAAGAAGCACAAGCACTCAGATAGGGGTGGATCAAGTATCAATACGTGTGCGCACGCTGATGCGCAAACAGGGTCTGGGAGTAAACCAGGAGATCAGAATGGGATGCTTTGGTATATACCAAAGGCACACTTAG GGAGTGTCACCAGAATATCCACCGTCCCGAATACCAGTTTGTTCCTAACAGGGAGCAAAGATGGAGATGTAAAACTTTGGGATGCAAAAGCAGCGCAGTTAGTTTATCACTGGTCAAAATTGCATGAAAGGCACACCTTTTTGCAACCGAGCTCTCGGGGTTTTGGCGGAGTTGTACGG GCTGGTGTAACAGATATACAAGTTGTTTCACGCGGTTTCTTATCATGTGGTGGAGACGGCTCTGTGAAGCTGATTCAACTCGAGGATTATCAGCATAGGTTGTGA